A region from the Mya arenaria isolate MELC-2E11 chromosome 2, ASM2691426v1 genome encodes:
- the LOC128209465 gene encoding serine/threonine-protein kinase LMTK1-like isoform X3 has protein sequence MVIVAALMGVAVLCCSVLLVFGCVCHLFKRRGFTNFEDDVEGGRNVSMYSSHDNPNDVSDITFEPLPDILAKTVSKRALRPRITCTNPEKQTVAANAVTVYKPFPRNQLLYIKEIGLGWFGQVLQGSAEGISPDMRQSKVVVKILKDDASANEKSLFLEEVAPYRDLDHPNILQLLGQCTETSPFLTVLEFPPLGDLKTYMFTNKTGPFIQFAIDAACGLACMHKHSYVHHDFAARNCMVMGDLQVKIGDYNIGEDLFREDYYDTGRDLLPIRWMSPEILEVKHGIWQAHSFTVQSNVWSLSILLWEILSMGRKPYSWLLDEDVLLKVVKEGSVKLPPPNTDIPLHDRWFEVMEMCWQEADDRPSTEDILAFLQQIEEEMTAQSHDTQHSAQTNQNTPVKTPVQSPSFDSKFVMSKNINQSNQHLAEVLVHRADNKDVHGFEDDFSKDVTIRKNQNPVGFEDDFVSGSNLNVSEAAQNDSIIAGSGSPGGQSADKDIFAADHNLNLLQPPVPVRMSTPSKPFTPLETNGHSSAFNTANSNLQQSDSNFITANDGAPSSNIRASNDNSVQSNDENGSELQANFTQSVSTSSKASKKLFEEKSETHNSDDGYRTGVNGSTPDIVLSPNNKELKDVEEKLNDDSGTESIPQVSKLSPKAMDLETEKAKEIYMSKGLGLPTSIMHRSRSLGTIPEDEIPSDNTSQTGVFDDNEDTDVGMNFEWDDFEGEQLVGRVRYMSEDSSGSMKSPRHVEVEEWPFDQDSGSDANSKPGSIASDSDAEDNNLIHEDLDSIAKSVLGKKVDDVPDVVVSEPYDLMLPAAARDSLA, from the exons ATGGTGATTGTTGCAGCTCTGATGGGCGTGGCAGTGCTCTGCTGCAGTGTGCTGCTCGTGTTTGGCTGTGTGTGCCACTTATTTAAGCGTAGAGGATTCACT AACTTTGAGGATGATGTTGAAGGTGGGAGGAATGTGTCCATGTACTCCAGTCATGACAACCCAAACGATGTGTCTGACATCACATTCGAACCTCTGCCAGACATTCTTGCCAAGACAGTCAGCAAGCGGGCACTGAGACCCAGAATCACTTGCACGAACCCAGAGAAACAAACTGTGGCTGCTAATGCTGTCA CTGTGTACAAGCCTTTCCCCAGAAACCAGCTACTCTACATCAAAGAAATTGGTCTTGGCTGGTTTGGCCAG GTGTTACAGGGCAGTGCGGAGGGCATCAGCCCTGATATGAGGCAGAGCAAGGTCGTTGTGAAGATTCTGAAGGACGATGCATCGGCCAATGAGAAATCACTGTTTCTGGAGGAGGTTGCACCTTATAG GGACCTGGATCATCCCAACATCCTACAACTGCTGGGCCAGTGTACAGAAACCAGTCCATTCCTCACAGTTTTGGAGTTCCCTCCCTTG GGAGATTTGAAAACTTACATGTTCACCAACAAGACTGGGCCCTTTATTCAGTTTGCCATAGATGCAGCCTGCGGACTGGCCTGCATGCACAAACATTCATACGTTCACCA TGACTTTGCTGCCCGTAACTGTATGGTGATGGGCGACCTGCAGGTGAAGATAGGAGACTATAACATAGGGGAGGATCTCTTCAGG GAGGACTACTACGACACAGGGCGGGACCTGCTGCCGATCCGATGGATGTCTCCTGAGATTCTTGAGGTGAAACATGGCATTTGGCAGGCTCACAGCTTCACTGTACAGTCCAATGTCTG GTCGCTGAGTATCCTACTGTGGGAGATCCTGTCTATGGGACGTAAGCCATACAGCTGGCTGCTGGATGAGGATGTGTTACTCAAGGTGGTGAAGGAGGGCTCTGTCAAGCTTCCGCCACCCAACACAGATATACCCCTGCATGACAGATG GTTTGAGGTGATGGAAATGTGTTGGCAAGAAGCAGATGACCGGCCCTCAACTGAGGACATCCTGGCCTTCCTGCAGCAAATAGAGGAAGAAATGACAGCACAGTCACATGACACACAGCACTCTGCTCAAACCAATCAGAACACTCCTGTGAAGACTCCTGTCCAATCACCATCATTTGATTCAAAGTTTGTCATGTCAAAGAACATAAACCAGTCAAATCAGCATTTAGCAGAAGTGCTGGTTCACAGGGCTGATAATAAAGATGTACATGGCTTTGAGGATGATTTCTCAAAAGATGTTACCATACGCAAGAACCAAAATCCGGTCGGATTTGAAGATGACTTTGTCTCAGGTTCAAACTTAAATGTCTCTGAGGCTGCCCAGAATGACTCAATTATAGCTGGCAGTGGGTCACCTGGTGGCCAGAGTGCTGACAAGGACATATTTGCTGCTGATCATAATCTGAACCTTCTTCAGCCTCCTGTACCAGTCAGAATGAGTACACCTAGTAAACCATTCACTCCTCTAGAGACAAATGGACATTCCAGTGCATTTAATACAGCTAATTCTAATTTACAGCAAAGTGATTCAAACTTTATTACTGCCAATGATGGTGCTCCTTCCTCAAATATTAGAGCTTCCAATGACAATTCTGTTCAAAGTAATGATGAGAATGGGTCTGAACTTCAAGCCAATTTCACTCAGTCAGTAAGTACAAGTAGTAAGGCCTCTAAAAAGTTGTTTGAAGAAAAGTCTGAGACACACAATAGTGATGATGGATATAGAACTGGTGTGAATGGTTCCACTCCTGATATTGTCCTCTCTCCAAATAATAAGGAACTTAAAGATGTGGAAGAGAAGTTAAATGACGACTCTGGCACAGAAAGTATCCCTCAAGTTTCAAAACTGAGCCCTAAAGCTATGGATCTTGAAACTGAAAAAGCCAAAGAAATCTACATGTCTAAAGGACTAGGATTACCAACCTCAATCATGCACAGGTCTCGGTCCTTAGGTACCATTCCAGAGGATGAAATTCCATCAGATAACACATCACAGACAGGTGTGTTTGATGATAATGAAGACACCGATGTAGGAATGAATTTTGAGTGGGATGACTTTGAAGGTGAACAGTTGGTGGGAAGAGTGAGGTACATGTCTGAAGACTCATCTGGGAGTATGAAATCTCCTCGCCATGTTGAAGTTGAAGAATGGCCGTTTGATCAAGACTCAGGCAGTGATGCTAACTCCAAGCCTGGCAGTATTGCCAGTGATAGCGATGCCGAG gaTAACAACCTGATACATGAAGATCTTGACTCAATAGCAAAATCCGTACTTGGGAAGAAAGTTGACGATGTACCAGATGTGGTAGTAAGTGAGCCATATGATCTGATGTTACCCGCAGCTGCCAGGGACAGCCTCGCCTGA
- the LOC128209465 gene encoding serine/threonine-protein kinase LMTK1-like isoform X2, giving the protein MVIVAALMGVAVLCCSVLLVFGCVCHLFKRRGFTNFEDDVEGGRNVSMYSSHDNPNDVSDITFEPLPDILAKTVSKRALRPRITCTNPEKQTVAANAVTVYKPFPRNQLLYIKEIGLGWFGQVLQGSAEGISPDMRQSKVVVKILKDDASANEKSLFLEEVAPYRDLDHPNILQLLGQCTETSPFLTVLEFPPLGDLKTYMFTNKTGPFIQFAIDAACGLACMHKHSYVHHDFAARNCMVMGDLQVKIGDYNIGEDLFREDYYDTGRDLLPIRWMSPEILEVKHGIWQAHSFTVQSNVWSLSILLWEILSMGRKPYSWLLDEDVLLKVVKEGSVKLPPPNTDIPLHDRWFEVMEMCWQEADDRPSTEDILAFLQQIEEEMTAQSHDTQHSAQTNQNTPVKTPVQSPSFDSKFVMSKNINQSNQHLAEVLVHRADNKDVHGFEDDFSKDVTIRKNQNPVGFEDDFVSGSNLNVSEAAQNDSIIAGSGSPGGQSADKDIFAADHNLNLLQPPVPVRMSTPSKPFTPLETNGHSSAFNTANSNLQQSDSNFITANDGAPSSNIRASNDNSVQSNDENGSELQANFTQSVSTSSKASKKLFEEKSETHNSDDGYRTGVNGSTPDIVLSPNNKELKDVEEKLNDDSGTESIPQVSKLSPKAMDLETEKAKEIYMSKGLGLPTSIMHRSRSLGTIPEDEIPSDNTSQTGVFDDNEDTDVGMNFEWDDFEGEQLVGRVRYMSEDSSGSMKSPRHVEVEEWPFDQDSGSDANSKPGSIASDSDAEVTRLSIDSNTSIDTRARIASILSNRLNSLIKQSNSNTPRVTTGKSMFYSFADDEYDLDSPENALSETEHSLDKAPFSYEPGVSLGMPTVQEEVEEPQLPVESTRHGQYCGQSV; this is encoded by the exons ATGGTGATTGTTGCAGCTCTGATGGGCGTGGCAGTGCTCTGCTGCAGTGTGCTGCTCGTGTTTGGCTGTGTGTGCCACTTATTTAAGCGTAGAGGATTCACT AACTTTGAGGATGATGTTGAAGGTGGGAGGAATGTGTCCATGTACTCCAGTCATGACAACCCAAACGATGTGTCTGACATCACATTCGAACCTCTGCCAGACATTCTTGCCAAGACAGTCAGCAAGCGGGCACTGAGACCCAGAATCACTTGCACGAACCCAGAGAAACAAACTGTGGCTGCTAATGCTGTCA CTGTGTACAAGCCTTTCCCCAGAAACCAGCTACTCTACATCAAAGAAATTGGTCTTGGCTGGTTTGGCCAG GTGTTACAGGGCAGTGCGGAGGGCATCAGCCCTGATATGAGGCAGAGCAAGGTCGTTGTGAAGATTCTGAAGGACGATGCATCGGCCAATGAGAAATCACTGTTTCTGGAGGAGGTTGCACCTTATAG GGACCTGGATCATCCCAACATCCTACAACTGCTGGGCCAGTGTACAGAAACCAGTCCATTCCTCACAGTTTTGGAGTTCCCTCCCTTG GGAGATTTGAAAACTTACATGTTCACCAACAAGACTGGGCCCTTTATTCAGTTTGCCATAGATGCAGCCTGCGGACTGGCCTGCATGCACAAACATTCATACGTTCACCA TGACTTTGCTGCCCGTAACTGTATGGTGATGGGCGACCTGCAGGTGAAGATAGGAGACTATAACATAGGGGAGGATCTCTTCAGG GAGGACTACTACGACACAGGGCGGGACCTGCTGCCGATCCGATGGATGTCTCCTGAGATTCTTGAGGTGAAACATGGCATTTGGCAGGCTCACAGCTTCACTGTACAGTCCAATGTCTG GTCGCTGAGTATCCTACTGTGGGAGATCCTGTCTATGGGACGTAAGCCATACAGCTGGCTGCTGGATGAGGATGTGTTACTCAAGGTGGTGAAGGAGGGCTCTGTCAAGCTTCCGCCACCCAACACAGATATACCCCTGCATGACAGATG GTTTGAGGTGATGGAAATGTGTTGGCAAGAAGCAGATGACCGGCCCTCAACTGAGGACATCCTGGCCTTCCTGCAGCAAATAGAGGAAGAAATGACAGCACAGTCACATGACACACAGCACTCTGCTCAAACCAATCAGAACACTCCTGTGAAGACTCCTGTCCAATCACCATCATTTGATTCAAAGTTTGTCATGTCAAAGAACATAAACCAGTCAAATCAGCATTTAGCAGAAGTGCTGGTTCACAGGGCTGATAATAAAGATGTACATGGCTTTGAGGATGATTTCTCAAAAGATGTTACCATACGCAAGAACCAAAATCCGGTCGGATTTGAAGATGACTTTGTCTCAGGTTCAAACTTAAATGTCTCTGAGGCTGCCCAGAATGACTCAATTATAGCTGGCAGTGGGTCACCTGGTGGCCAGAGTGCTGACAAGGACATATTTGCTGCTGATCATAATCTGAACCTTCTTCAGCCTCCTGTACCAGTCAGAATGAGTACACCTAGTAAACCATTCACTCCTCTAGAGACAAATGGACATTCCAGTGCATTTAATACAGCTAATTCTAATTTACAGCAAAGTGATTCAAACTTTATTACTGCCAATGATGGTGCTCCTTCCTCAAATATTAGAGCTTCCAATGACAATTCTGTTCAAAGTAATGATGAGAATGGGTCTGAACTTCAAGCCAATTTCACTCAGTCAGTAAGTACAAGTAGTAAGGCCTCTAAAAAGTTGTTTGAAGAAAAGTCTGAGACACACAATAGTGATGATGGATATAGAACTGGTGTGAATGGTTCCACTCCTGATATTGTCCTCTCTCCAAATAATAAGGAACTTAAAGATGTGGAAGAGAAGTTAAATGACGACTCTGGCACAGAAAGTATCCCTCAAGTTTCAAAACTGAGCCCTAAAGCTATGGATCTTGAAACTGAAAAAGCCAAAGAAATCTACATGTCTAAAGGACTAGGATTACCAACCTCAATCATGCACAGGTCTCGGTCCTTAGGTACCATTCCAGAGGATGAAATTCCATCAGATAACACATCACAGACAGGTGTGTTTGATGATAATGAAGACACCGATGTAGGAATGAATTTTGAGTGGGATGACTTTGAAGGTGAACAGTTGGTGGGAAGAGTGAGGTACATGTCTGAAGACTCATCTGGGAGTATGAAATCTCCTCGCCATGTTGAAGTTGAAGAATGGCCGTTTGATCAAGACTCAGGCAGTGATGCTAACTCCAAGCCTGGCAGTATTGCCAGTGATAGCGATGCCGAGGTAACAAGGCTGTCTATAGATTCTAACACCAGTATAGACACCAGGGCTAGAATCGCTAGCATTTTATCTAACCGTTTAAATTCTCTAATCAAGCAATCTAACAGTAACACACCACGCGTAACTACTGGGAAAAGCATGTTTTATTCTTTCGCTGATGATGAATATGATTTAGATTCGCCAGAGAATGCTCTAAGTGAAACAGAACACTCTCTGGACAAGGCCCCCTTTAGCTATGAGCCAGGTGTATCACTGGGTATGCCCACTGTACAGGAAGAAGTGGAGGAGCCCCAACTTCCTGTGGAGAGCACCAGGCATGGGCAG TATTGTGGCCAATCAGTCTAG
- the LOC128209465 gene encoding uncharacterized protein LOC128209465 isoform X1 — protein sequence MVIVAALMGVAVLCCSVLLVFGCVCHLFKRRGFTNFEDDVEGGRNVSMYSSHDNPNDVSDITFEPLPDILAKTVSKRALRPRITCTNPEKQTVAANAVTVYKPFPRNQLLYIKEIGLGWFGQVLQGSAEGISPDMRQSKVVVKILKDDASANEKSLFLEEVAPYRDLDHPNILQLLGQCTETSPFLTVLEFPPLGDLKTYMFTNKTGPFIQFAIDAACGLACMHKHSYVHHDFAARNCMVMGDLQVKIGDYNIGEDLFREDYYDTGRDLLPIRWMSPEILEVKHGIWQAHSFTVQSNVWSLSILLWEILSMGRKPYSWLLDEDVLLKVVKEGSVKLPPPNTDIPLHDRWFEVMEMCWQEADDRPSTEDILAFLQQIEEEMTAQSHDTQHSAQTNQNTPVKTPVQSPSFDSKFVMSKNINQSNQHLAEVLVHRADNKDVHGFEDDFSKDVTIRKNQNPVGFEDDFVSGSNLNVSEAAQNDSIIAGSGSPGGQSADKDIFAADHNLNLLQPPVPVRMSTPSKPFTPLETNGHSSAFNTANSNLQQSDSNFITANDGAPSSNIRASNDNSVQSNDENGSELQANFTQSVSTSSKASKKLFEEKSETHNSDDGYRTGVNGSTPDIVLSPNNKELKDVEEKLNDDSGTESIPQVSKLSPKAMDLETEKAKEIYMSKGLGLPTSIMHRSRSLGTIPEDEIPSDNTSQTGVFDDNEDTDVGMNFEWDDFEGEQLVGRVRYMSEDSSGSMKSPRHVEVEEWPFDQDSGSDANSKPGSIASDSDAEVTRLSIDSNTSIDTRARIASILSNRLNSLIKQSNSNTPRVTTGKSMFYSFADDEYDLDSPENALSETEHSLDKAPFSYEPGVSLGMPTVQEEVEEPQLPVESTRHGQDNNLIHEDLDSIAKSVLGKKVDDVPDVVVSEPYDLMLPAAARDSLA from the exons ATGGTGATTGTTGCAGCTCTGATGGGCGTGGCAGTGCTCTGCTGCAGTGTGCTGCTCGTGTTTGGCTGTGTGTGCCACTTATTTAAGCGTAGAGGATTCACT AACTTTGAGGATGATGTTGAAGGTGGGAGGAATGTGTCCATGTACTCCAGTCATGACAACCCAAACGATGTGTCTGACATCACATTCGAACCTCTGCCAGACATTCTTGCCAAGACAGTCAGCAAGCGGGCACTGAGACCCAGAATCACTTGCACGAACCCAGAGAAACAAACTGTGGCTGCTAATGCTGTCA CTGTGTACAAGCCTTTCCCCAGAAACCAGCTACTCTACATCAAAGAAATTGGTCTTGGCTGGTTTGGCCAG GTGTTACAGGGCAGTGCGGAGGGCATCAGCCCTGATATGAGGCAGAGCAAGGTCGTTGTGAAGATTCTGAAGGACGATGCATCGGCCAATGAGAAATCACTGTTTCTGGAGGAGGTTGCACCTTATAG GGACCTGGATCATCCCAACATCCTACAACTGCTGGGCCAGTGTACAGAAACCAGTCCATTCCTCACAGTTTTGGAGTTCCCTCCCTTG GGAGATTTGAAAACTTACATGTTCACCAACAAGACTGGGCCCTTTATTCAGTTTGCCATAGATGCAGCCTGCGGACTGGCCTGCATGCACAAACATTCATACGTTCACCA TGACTTTGCTGCCCGTAACTGTATGGTGATGGGCGACCTGCAGGTGAAGATAGGAGACTATAACATAGGGGAGGATCTCTTCAGG GAGGACTACTACGACACAGGGCGGGACCTGCTGCCGATCCGATGGATGTCTCCTGAGATTCTTGAGGTGAAACATGGCATTTGGCAGGCTCACAGCTTCACTGTACAGTCCAATGTCTG GTCGCTGAGTATCCTACTGTGGGAGATCCTGTCTATGGGACGTAAGCCATACAGCTGGCTGCTGGATGAGGATGTGTTACTCAAGGTGGTGAAGGAGGGCTCTGTCAAGCTTCCGCCACCCAACACAGATATACCCCTGCATGACAGATG GTTTGAGGTGATGGAAATGTGTTGGCAAGAAGCAGATGACCGGCCCTCAACTGAGGACATCCTGGCCTTCCTGCAGCAAATAGAGGAAGAAATGACAGCACAGTCACATGACACACAGCACTCTGCTCAAACCAATCAGAACACTCCTGTGAAGACTCCTGTCCAATCACCATCATTTGATTCAAAGTTTGTCATGTCAAAGAACATAAACCAGTCAAATCAGCATTTAGCAGAAGTGCTGGTTCACAGGGCTGATAATAAAGATGTACATGGCTTTGAGGATGATTTCTCAAAAGATGTTACCATACGCAAGAACCAAAATCCGGTCGGATTTGAAGATGACTTTGTCTCAGGTTCAAACTTAAATGTCTCTGAGGCTGCCCAGAATGACTCAATTATAGCTGGCAGTGGGTCACCTGGTGGCCAGAGTGCTGACAAGGACATATTTGCTGCTGATCATAATCTGAACCTTCTTCAGCCTCCTGTACCAGTCAGAATGAGTACACCTAGTAAACCATTCACTCCTCTAGAGACAAATGGACATTCCAGTGCATTTAATACAGCTAATTCTAATTTACAGCAAAGTGATTCAAACTTTATTACTGCCAATGATGGTGCTCCTTCCTCAAATATTAGAGCTTCCAATGACAATTCTGTTCAAAGTAATGATGAGAATGGGTCTGAACTTCAAGCCAATTTCACTCAGTCAGTAAGTACAAGTAGTAAGGCCTCTAAAAAGTTGTTTGAAGAAAAGTCTGAGACACACAATAGTGATGATGGATATAGAACTGGTGTGAATGGTTCCACTCCTGATATTGTCCTCTCTCCAAATAATAAGGAACTTAAAGATGTGGAAGAGAAGTTAAATGACGACTCTGGCACAGAAAGTATCCCTCAAGTTTCAAAACTGAGCCCTAAAGCTATGGATCTTGAAACTGAAAAAGCCAAAGAAATCTACATGTCTAAAGGACTAGGATTACCAACCTCAATCATGCACAGGTCTCGGTCCTTAGGTACCATTCCAGAGGATGAAATTCCATCAGATAACACATCACAGACAGGTGTGTTTGATGATAATGAAGACACCGATGTAGGAATGAATTTTGAGTGGGATGACTTTGAAGGTGAACAGTTGGTGGGAAGAGTGAGGTACATGTCTGAAGACTCATCTGGGAGTATGAAATCTCCTCGCCATGTTGAAGTTGAAGAATGGCCGTTTGATCAAGACTCAGGCAGTGATGCTAACTCCAAGCCTGGCAGTATTGCCAGTGATAGCGATGCCGAGGTAACAAGGCTGTCTATAGATTCTAACACCAGTATAGACACCAGGGCTAGAATCGCTAGCATTTTATCTAACCGTTTAAATTCTCTAATCAAGCAATCTAACAGTAACACACCACGCGTAACTACTGGGAAAAGCATGTTTTATTCTTTCGCTGATGATGAATATGATTTAGATTCGCCAGAGAATGCTCTAAGTGAAACAGAACACTCTCTGGACAAGGCCCCCTTTAGCTATGAGCCAGGTGTATCACTGGGTATGCCCACTGTACAGGAAGAAGTGGAGGAGCCCCAACTTCCTGTGGAGAGCACCAGGCATGGGCAG gaTAACAACCTGATACATGAAGATCTTGACTCAATAGCAAAATCCGTACTTGGGAAGAAAGTTGACGATGTACCAGATGTGGTAGTAAGTGAGCCATATGATCTGATGTTACCCGCAGCTGCCAGGGACAGCCTCGCCTGA